Proteins encoded together in one Apus apus isolate bApuApu2 chromosome Z, bApuApu2.pri.cur, whole genome shotgun sequence window:
- the SLC46A2 gene encoding thymic stromal cotransporter homolog, which translates to MVGVMAMRTWTEPVVAGSQVASAFYDTALLLVVKNYYNQTNATASSHALEDAQQKAISDFYIIYKLVLGLSPLVSAYGLSKLGDRVHRKIPICLPLLGYLGSKTLLLLLILLGWPIEVMYGAAAFNGLTGGFTTFWAGIMALGSLGSSESRRSLRLVIIELVYGLAGFLGSMASGYLFVGFSDHYREGTVLVSCSIAGYAFCLLYSIFILTVPKPAASCPAKAERAEEVSNQPPAQKEAAGAGSSQCSESSSSILASPSKLIIMMLFVAAILYDLAVVGAMNVLPLFLLREPLSWNAVEIGHGNAAGYVIFITSFLGVFVFSKYMRDITMIMIGVTSFSAGILIMAFVRWTFLFYIARAVMLFALIPLPTIRSMLSKHVEGSSYGKVFVLLQLSLVTTGVVTSTVYNKIYQNTLNWYSGFCFILSFLVGCLSLLPLSIVAIKQHSITGSLQILTE; encoded by the exons ATGGTAGGGGTGATGGCGATGAGGACGTGGACTGAGCCAGTGGTTGCAGGTTCTCAGGTGGCCAGTGCCTTCTAtgacacagcactgctgctggtggtgaagAACTACTACAACCAGACCAATGCCACTGCTTCCTCCCATGCACTGGAAGATGCTCAGCAGAAGGCTATCTCTGATTTTTATATTATCTACAAGCTAGTCCTGGGCCTGAGCCCACTGGTGTCAGCCTATGGCTTGTCCAAGCTGGGGGACAGGGTGCATCGGAAGATCCCCATCTGCCTCCCTCTTCTTGGCTACTTGGGCTCCAAaactctcctgctcctcctgatCCTGCTGGGCTGGCCAATAGAGGTGATGTATGGGGCTGCTGCCTTCAATGGGCTGACGGGTGGTTTCACCACGTTCTGGGCAGGCATCATGGCTCTGGGATCTCTGGGGTCCTCTGAAAGCAGGAGATCTCTGCGGCTTGTCATCATTGAGCTGGTGTATGGCCTTGCTGGCTTCCTGGGAAGCATGGCATCCGGGTACCTCTTTGTTGGCTTCAGTGACCACTATCGAGAGGGCACTGTGCTGGTGAGCTGCAGCATCGCTGGCTATGCTTTCTGCCTTCTCTACAGCATTTTTATACTGACAGTCCCCAAGCCAGCAGCTTCCTGCCCAGCCAAAGCTGAGAGAGCAGAGGAAGTGAGCAACCAGCCACCAGcccagaaagaagcagcaggagcagggagttcCCAGTGCTCAGAGAGCAGCAGTTCCATTCTAGCATCCCCCTCAAAACTCATCATCATGATGCTGTTTGTGGCAGCAATCCTCTATGACCTCGCTGTGGTTGGTGCAATGAACGTGCTCCCACTCTTCTTGCTCAGGGAGCCTTTAAGTTGGAATGCTGTGGAGATTGGCCATGGCAATGCTGCTGGGTACGTGATCTTCATCACCAGCTTCCTAGGGGTATTTGTGTTCTCCAAATACATGAGGGACATTACAATGATCATGATTGGAGTGACATCCTTCAGCGCTGGCATCCTCATCATGGCCTTTGTGCGGTGGACATTCCTGTTCTACATCG CACGGGCAGTAATGCTCTTTGCACTCATCCCCTTACCAACCATCAGGTCCATGTTATCCAAGCATGTCGAAGGATCATCCTATG GTAAGGTGTTTGTCCTGCTGCAGTTGTCTTTAGTCACCACAGGAGTAGTGACATCTACAGTCTACAACAAGATCTATCAAAACACCCTGAACTGGTACAGCGGCTTCTGTTTCATCTTGTCTTTTCTAGTTGGCTGCCTGAGCCTCCTCCCTTTAAG CATTGTAGCCATCAAACAACATTCGATCACTGGCTCCCTTCAGATTCTGACTGAGTGA